A section of the Bacillus pumilus genome encodes:
- a CDS encoding L-lactate dehydrogenase, with protein sequence MTNEKVNKVALIGAGFVGSSYAFTLINQVITDELVVIDLNQDKAMGDVMDLNHGKAFAPHPVNTWYGDYEDCKDADIVCICAGANQKPGETRLDLVEKNLNIFKGIVDNVMKSGFDGIFLVATNPVDILTYATWKFSGLPKERVIGSGTTLDTARFRYMLSEYFDAAAHNVHAYIIGEHGDTELAVWSHANIGSVPITELMKKNDQYKQEDLDEMMENVRHAAYQIIEKKGATYYGVAMSLARITRAILHNENSILTVSTYLDGEYGADDVYIGVPALVNRNGATEVIELALNDTEKEQFAHSVNVLKEILAPHF encoded by the coding sequence ATGACAAACGAAAAAGTAAACAAAGTAGCACTTATTGGAGCAGGTTTTGTAGGTAGCAGTTATGCCTTTACATTAATAAATCAAGTGATCACAGATGAATTGGTTGTCATCGATTTGAATCAAGATAAAGCAATGGGTGACGTCATGGATTTAAACCACGGGAAAGCATTTGCTCCGCACCCAGTGAATACATGGTATGGAGATTATGAGGATTGTAAGGATGCAGATATTGTATGTATCTGTGCTGGAGCGAACCAAAAGCCAGGTGAAACGAGACTTGACCTTGTGGAGAAAAACTTAAATATATTTAAAGGCATTGTAGACAATGTGATGAAAAGTGGATTCGATGGTATTTTCTTAGTCGCCACAAACCCTGTTGATATTTTAACATATGCGACTTGGAAATTCAGTGGACTTCCAAAAGAACGAGTGATCGGCAGTGGAACTACACTTGATACCGCAAGATTTAGATACATGCTCAGTGAGTACTTTGACGCAGCGGCACACAATGTGCATGCGTATATCATTGGAGAGCATGGCGATACAGAGCTTGCTGTTTGGAGTCATGCGAATATCGGAAGTGTACCGATTACAGAATTAATGAAGAAAAATGATCAATACAAACAAGAAGATTTAGATGAGATGATGGAAAATGTTCGTCATGCCGCTTATCAAATTATTGAGAAAAAAGGCGCTACTTACTACGGTGTAGCGATGAGTTTGGCCCGCATAACAAGAGCGATTCTGCACAATGAAAACAGTATTTTGACTGTCAGCACTTACTTAGATGGAGAGTACGGAGCAGATGATGTCTACATTGGTGTACCTGCCCTTGTGAATCGAAATGGCGCAACAGAAGTGATAGAGCTTGCACTGAATGATACAGAAAAAGAACAATTCGCACACAGTGTGAATGTGTTAAAAGAGATTTTGGCTCCTCATTTTTAA
- a CDS encoding L-lactate permease, producing MWQQIYNPFGNEFVSALVAMLPILFFLLALTVFKLKGVLAACFTLIVSFVTAVFFFHMPIEKALSAVLFGISNGLWPIGYIVIMAVWLYKIAVKSGKFDVIRSSIAGISQDQRLQLLLIGFSFNAFLEGAAGFGVPIAISAALLTELGFKPLKAAMLCLIANAASGAFGAVGIPVITGAQMGNMTPLALSQTLVFTIPFISFCIPFLLILIVDGFKGIKETLPALLVVSGSYAILQAVTMVTMGPELANIISALASMGILALFLRKWQPKHIYREEGAPAVEQKQTYRGVEVLKAWSPFYILTAVITVWSLPAFKALFAVGGPLNWTTILVKMPFLHQQIVKLPPIAQTATPIDAIFKIDVISATGTAILIAVMLTGLFSRHITLKEGAACLKASVKELWVPVLTICFVMGFANLANFAGLSSAIGLALAKTGDLFPLVSPVLGWIGVFITGSVVSNNALFGNLQAVTASQIGSQAGLLIGANTTGGVMAKLISPQSIAIATAAVGETGKESELFQKTVKYSFILLGIVCVWTFILAQFV from the coding sequence ATGTGGCAGCAAATATACAATCCGTTTGGTAATGAGTTCGTGAGTGCATTGGTAGCCATGCTTCCAATTTTGTTTTTCCTACTTGCATTAACCGTTTTTAAGTTAAAAGGTGTTTTAGCCGCTTGTTTTACCTTAATCGTCAGTTTTGTTACAGCGGTTTTCTTCTTCCATATGCCAATTGAAAAAGCATTATCTGCTGTGCTGTTCGGTATATCTAATGGGCTGTGGCCGATTGGATATATCGTCATCATGGCGGTGTGGCTCTATAAAATAGCTGTGAAATCTGGTAAATTCGATGTTATTCGTTCTAGTATTGCAGGAATCTCTCAAGATCAACGTCTTCAGCTCTTATTAATTGGTTTTAGTTTTAACGCATTTTTAGAGGGAGCCGCTGGGTTCGGTGTACCAATTGCGATTAGTGCCGCTCTCTTAACAGAGCTTGGGTTTAAACCGCTGAAAGCTGCGATGCTTTGCTTAATTGCCAATGCTGCGTCTGGCGCATTTGGTGCTGTAGGTATCCCAGTCATTACAGGGGCGCAAATGGGCAATATGACGCCACTTGCATTATCTCAAACCCTTGTGTTTACGATTCCGTTTATTTCATTCTGTATTCCGTTCCTCCTTATTCTCATTGTGGACGGATTCAAAGGGATTAAAGAAACGCTCCCTGCCTTGCTTGTTGTGAGTGGAAGCTATGCCATTTTACAAGCTGTCACAATGGTGACAATGGGTCCTGAGCTTGCCAATATTATTTCAGCTTTAGCAAGTATGGGAATTTTGGCTTTATTCCTTCGAAAATGGCAGCCGAAGCACATCTATCGTGAAGAAGGAGCACCAGCCGTTGAACAGAAACAAACGTATCGCGGGGTTGAAGTGCTGAAAGCATGGTCTCCGTTCTATATTTTAACTGCTGTGATTACGGTATGGAGTCTGCCAGCATTTAAAGCGTTGTTTGCTGTAGGAGGCCCGCTCAACTGGACAACCATTTTAGTAAAAATGCCATTTTTGCATCAGCAAATTGTGAAATTACCACCAATTGCACAAACAGCAACACCTATTGATGCGATCTTTAAAATTGATGTGATCAGTGCAACGGGTACGGCCATTCTGATTGCAGTGATGCTGACAGGTTTGTTTAGCAGACATATTACATTAAAAGAAGGCGCTGCCTGCTTAAAAGCATCAGTGAAAGAGCTTTGGGTACCAGTTCTCACCATTTGTTTTGTCATGGGCTTTGCCAACTTGGCGAACTTCGCTGGTCTAAGTTCAGCCATTGGGCTTGCACTTGCCAAAACAGGCGATTTGTTCCCGCTTGTCAGCCCAGTGCTTGGCTGGATCGGGGTGTTTATTACAGGATCTGTCGTGAGTAACAACGCATTATTCGGCAACCTTCAAGCAGTTACTGCTTCTCAAATCGGCTCACAGGCTGGTTTGTTAATCGGAGCAAATACAACGGGCGGGGTCATGGCGAAATTAATTTCTCCACAATCTATCGCCATTGCTACAGCAGCAGTTGGAGAAACAGGTAAAGAATCTGAACTCTTCCAAAAGACTGTGAAGTACAGCTTTATCCTGCTCGGCATAGTGTGTGTATGGACATTCATTCTTGCTCAATTTGTATAG
- a CDS encoding LacI family DNA-binding transcriptional regulator — MCTIYEIAKRCGVSTTTVSRVLNHHPYVSEEKRQLILQVMKEMEYTPSSAARTLRSHQTKTIAVSVPAVDHPFFAQLIKGISKEALDQGYKAIVLQTFYQESLELEGLQLLKRREVDGVILGALENPWEKIEPFLTNGPIVMANEYHQTADIPIIGYDEREAAYKAVDYLIQSGRKSIGFCFDTESSEAQKQRKQGYLDALSAHGLPLHDDWLFGEAFTIEDGFRLMDIIHDMKNAPDAIFTGNDQVAAGLIKQAISYGYHIPKDLAVIGYDNQDICEVTAPTITTIDIPIVELGQRSVQQMIELLQDQKPLQREHIQLPTQLVTREST, encoded by the coding sequence ATGTGTACAATTTATGAAATTGCCAAACGCTGCGGGGTTTCAACGACCACCGTTTCCAGAGTGCTGAATCATCATCCTTATGTGTCAGAGGAAAAGCGCCAGCTCATATTACAGGTGATGAAGGAAATGGAATATACACCGAGTTCAGCAGCTCGCACTCTACGTTCACATCAGACAAAAACCATTGCTGTGTCTGTCCCAGCTGTGGACCATCCTTTTTTTGCACAATTAATTAAAGGCATCTCAAAAGAAGCATTGGACCAAGGCTATAAAGCCATCGTGCTTCAGACGTTTTATCAGGAATCTTTAGAGCTTGAAGGGCTTCAATTATTAAAAAGAAGAGAAGTAGATGGAGTCATTTTAGGGGCATTAGAAAATCCATGGGAAAAGATTGAGCCATTTTTAACGAACGGCCCTATTGTCATGGCGAATGAATATCATCAAACAGCAGACATTCCGATTATTGGATACGATGAGCGGGAAGCTGCCTATAAAGCAGTTGACTACTTGATTCAGTCGGGGCGTAAATCGATCGGGTTTTGCTTTGATACAGAAAGCAGTGAAGCGCAGAAACAAAGGAAACAGGGCTATCTCGACGCTCTTTCAGCCCACGGCTTGCCGCTGCATGACGATTGGTTGTTCGGTGAGGCCTTCACCATTGAAGACGGCTTTCGATTAATGGATATCATCCACGACATGAAAAATGCACCTGATGCTATTTTCACCGGTAATGATCAAGTCGCTGCTGGGCTCATTAAACAAGCCATTTCATATGGTTATCACATTCCTAAGGATCTAGCGGTGATCGGCTATGACAATCAAGACATTTGCGAGGTAACAGCTCCAACGATCACCACAATTGACATCCCGATCGTAGAGCTAGGCCAGCGGTCTGTGCAGCAAATGATCGAGCTCCTGCAAGACCAAAAACCATTACAGCGTGAACATATCCAGCTGCCTACCCAGCTCGTGACAAGGGAATCGACATAA
- a CDS encoding DegT/DnrJ/EryC1/StrS family aminotransferase has product MQILTKISGKSKDYLPLLDMINQGVQVKSDSVEKHLANEKLVTFLEQDIGRTGLEKILFHYKQNKEKKIPFLPVDKLISEDEIDDIMQVLKEVLSSGRFTSGPYIPAFEKQLAEYLGKKYVIATSSGTDALMISLISAGVHPGEEVILPANSFAATENAVLAIGAVPVYADIDPDTYCMAPSEIEKHITDQTACILPVHLYGKQADMKAISAIAKKHGLKIIEDGCQAIGSTGLGAYGDGLVLSFNPYKNLGVCGKAGAIATNDEALAEKCMEISYHGFEVGKKNVKRSDYGFNSKIDNLQAAIGLERMKYLGLQNFKRFYLAKRYIDQLQTLEDEGYLKLPKLTDDHVWHLFPIRVLKGERDELAAKLLEMGIETDVYYPILSHQHQTNLVSQKYKRTTLPHTEKAAQQLLHLPLYPGMPLQDQEKVIEGVHHVIKSSIQ; this is encoded by the coding sequence ATGCAAATATTGACGAAGATATCAGGTAAAAGCAAGGATTATCTTCCTTTGCTGGATATGATCAATCAAGGTGTTCAAGTAAAGTCTGATTCAGTTGAGAAGCACCTAGCAAATGAAAAGCTGGTGACGTTCCTTGAGCAAGATATAGGACGCACAGGCTTGGAAAAAATTCTCTTCCATTATAAACAAAATAAGGAAAAAAAGATACCGTTTCTACCAGTCGATAAACTGATTTCAGAGGATGAGATCGATGACATTATGCAGGTGCTGAAAGAAGTATTGAGCTCTGGCCGTTTTACTTCAGGACCATATATTCCGGCGTTTGAAAAGCAGCTCGCTGAGTATTTAGGGAAGAAATATGTTATTGCTACGTCAAGTGGAACTGATGCCCTAATGATCAGCCTCATATCAGCAGGCGTCCATCCAGGAGAGGAAGTCATTTTGCCAGCAAATAGCTTTGCTGCAACAGAAAATGCAGTGCTTGCGATTGGGGCTGTTCCGGTCTATGCCGATATTGATCCAGATACTTACTGCATGGCACCGAGTGAAATAGAGAAGCATATCACAGATCAAACGGCATGCATTCTTCCGGTTCATTTATATGGAAAACAAGCGGATATGAAGGCGATTTCGGCGATTGCGAAAAAGCATGGGCTGAAAATCATTGAAGATGGCTGTCAGGCGATCGGCAGCACCGGCCTTGGCGCATATGGAGATGGGCTTGTTCTTAGCTTTAATCCATACAAAAATCTTGGTGTTTGCGGCAAGGCGGGAGCCATCGCGACAAATGATGAAGCTTTAGCAGAAAAATGTATGGAAATCAGCTATCACGGCTTTGAAGTAGGAAAGAAAAATGTCAAACGCAGTGACTATGGCTTTAATTCGAAAATTGATAATTTGCAGGCGGCGATTGGACTCGAACGCATGAAGTATTTAGGATTACAAAACTTTAAACGTTTCTACTTAGCAAAGCGCTACATTGACCAGCTGCAAACGCTAGAGGATGAAGGATACTTGAAGCTTCCTAAGCTGACAGATGATCATGTATGGCATTTGTTCCCGATCAGGGTGCTGAAGGGAGAACGAGATGAGCTTGCCGCGAAATTGCTGGAAATGGGCATAGAGACAGATGTGTATTACCCAATCCTATCGCATCAGCATCAAACAAATCTCGTTTCTCAAAAGTATAAACGGACGACACTGCCGCACACGGAAAAAGCAGCACAGCAATTACTTCACCTGCCGCTGTATCCAGGTATGCCGCTGCAAGATCAGGAGAAGGTCATCGAGGGGGTTCATCATGTTATCAAGTCTTCCATTCAATAA
- a CDS encoding HAD-IIB family hydrolase, whose protein sequence is MLSSLPFNKKLLNQPKNPKWIVFCDFDETYYSHEMTEEQREDVKRLETFVAEKSEAGQLMLGWVTGSSLDSVTSKMEKGGFYQFPHFIASNLGTEIVYTSDAHFGQPDAEWMKRLDAQGFSDEKIEDILETIREKGIHLRPQTQLGSSGYKKNFYYQEQDERTDLHHLSFIQTLAKERGVAVNINKCNPLAGDPADCYDVDFLPVGTGKDEIVRFMLNQYDLSKDQGFAFGDSGNDLRMLQSVTHGFLVQNATAEAKRHHHQICHHGYAKGIYETLKTVMYKHEEAHS, encoded by the coding sequence ATGTTATCAAGTCTTCCATTCAATAAAAAACTGCTAAATCAGCCAAAAAATCCAAAGTGGATCGTCTTCTGTGACTTTGATGAAACCTATTATTCTCACGAAATGACAGAGGAGCAGCGTGAGGATGTCAAGCGGCTGGAGACTTTTGTGGCAGAAAAGAGCGAAGCAGGACAGCTCATGCTTGGCTGGGTGACGGGAAGCAGCCTTGATTCTGTGACGAGCAAAATGGAAAAAGGCGGTTTTTATCAATTTCCGCATTTCATTGCATCGAACTTAGGGACTGAGATTGTGTATACATCAGATGCTCATTTTGGACAGCCAGATGCGGAGTGGATGAAGCGTCTGGATGCGCAAGGATTCTCAGATGAAAAAATTGAAGACATCCTCGAAACCATACGTGAAAAGGGAATTCATCTCAGGCCGCAAACGCAGCTGGGCAGCTCAGGATATAAGAAGAATTTCTATTATCAGGAGCAGGATGAACGGACAGATCTTCATCATCTATCATTCATCCAAACACTTGCCAAAGAGCGCGGGGTGGCGGTCAACATCAACAAATGCAATCCGCTTGCAGGAGACCCTGCGGATTGCTATGATGTCGATTTTTTACCAGTCGGCACAGGGAAGGATGAAATTGTCCGCTTTATGCTGAACCAATATGATTTATCGAAAGATCAGGGCTTTGCCTTTGGAGATAGTGGAAATGATTTGCGGATGCTTCAATCCGTCACGCACGGTTTCCTTGTCCAAAATGCGACGGCCGAAGCCAAGCGGCATCATCATCAAATTTGTCATCATGGGTATGCAAAAGGAATCTATGAAACACTGAAAACAGTGATGTATAAACATGAGGAGGCACATTCATGA
- a CDS encoding Gfo/Idh/MocA family protein — MKKIGIVGAGNIAKAHARALSTIKGAELSGVYDLHESVAQGFIKQYGGRVYSSIETLADASDGLIIASPNFCHKDHALQALRAGQPILCEKPMAVSLKEAKEMVQTAKQFQVQASMGFNYRYLSFVNILKNLIANGELGRILTVRTHFKKNSALRRKTFSWRDSSESLRTSGALGDLGIHLIDMLWYLFGSEMKKESLNTKMLTHVKEKEEKKVQVDDHTEIFGQMENQVFFHLVTSKSTQPEECGFSVEVVGHDKVFKYHTNMKNEYEISDGLCLERHQMPQTLLTDPPNEFYGWSDTFRDQLMHWVNTDPYPSHMKVADFVDGYRAQAALNTCFEREEAVESARAY, encoded by the coding sequence ATGAAGAAAATTGGAATTGTTGGAGCAGGGAATATTGCAAAAGCACATGCAAGAGCATTATCAACGATCAAAGGTGCAGAGTTATCAGGTGTCTATGATTTACACGAGTCAGTTGCACAGGGATTCATAAAACAGTACGGCGGACGTGTGTATTCAAGTATCGAAACTTTAGCAGATGCATCCGATGGGTTGATCATTGCATCCCCGAATTTTTGTCACAAAGACCATGCCCTTCAGGCACTAAGAGCAGGACAGCCCATTTTATGTGAAAAGCCGATGGCTGTGTCGCTGAAGGAAGCGAAGGAAATGGTGCAGACAGCCAAACAGTTCCAGGTTCAAGCCAGTATGGGCTTTAACTATCGTTACTTATCCTTTGTGAATATTTTGAAGAACTTGATTGCAAATGGTGAATTAGGCCGGATTTTGACGGTCAGGACTCATTTCAAGAAAAACAGTGCCCTCAGAAGAAAGACATTTTCATGGAGAGACAGCAGTGAGAGTCTTCGCACGAGCGGTGCATTAGGGGATCTGGGCATTCATTTAATTGATATGCTGTGGTACTTATTTGGCAGTGAGATGAAGAAAGAATCACTTAATACCAAGATGCTGACGCATGTAAAGGAAAAAGAAGAGAAAAAGGTACAGGTCGATGATCATACCGAAATTTTCGGTCAGATGGAGAATCAAGTGTTCTTTCACTTGGTCACATCCAAAAGCACGCAGCCCGAGGAATGCGGATTCAGTGTAGAAGTCGTTGGACATGACAAGGTATTCAAATACCATACGAACATGAAAAACGAATATGAGATCAGCGATGGCTTGTGTTTGGAGCGCCATCAAATGCCGCAAACCTTGCTAACAGATCCGCCAAACGAATTTTATGGATGGTCTGATACGTTCCGTGATCAACTGATGCACTGGGTGAATACAGATCCATATCCATCTCATATGAAAGTCGCTGATTTTGTAGACGGGTATCGCGCACAGGCTGCGCTTAATACATGCTTCGAGAGGGAAGAGGCGGTCGAGTCTGCCCGAGCATATTAA
- a CDS encoding MFS transporter yields MKKVFYFGCVFYFFIGTIHVFFGSLTPYLLASYDKGPGELSSLIFFQFIGFLTGVLLSPILVRKKGYGAVLTMGLLLMIGSLLLGLLVPGWSTLVLAGFFLGSGAGSLETTAGAYVISMANSAKRISIMEVFFGLGALLFPLVILLTVNEQTWHYVFLFQVGTLTFFLMLWIAFMNKLPRGQMISPSNGVKKPSLLVDRNNRIIVVIMICFAFFYAGIETNFANFLPSIMLEKGGDNWGLFAVSTFWTAIVIGRTVIARKADHLHPLRFLKLSSALMILLLVIFALTTHITAQLLLIFFIGLCAAGMFPIALTASALMIENAIDEATSYFIAAASLGGACLSFLIGFSLEWAGAASAIFVFAFLAVLLFAAAIQMNRVKKKETVLPKQSALKADR; encoded by the coding sequence ATGAAAAAAGTATTTTATTTTGGCTGTGTCTTTTATTTTTTTATTGGGACCATTCATGTGTTTTTTGGCAGCTTAACTCCTTATTTACTGGCTAGTTACGATAAGGGTCCCGGGGAATTATCTTCTTTAATCTTTTTTCAGTTTATTGGTTTTTTGACAGGGGTTCTGTTATCCCCCATCCTTGTGAGGAAAAAAGGCTATGGCGCTGTTCTGACTATGGGTCTTTTGCTGATGATCGGGTCACTTCTGCTTGGGCTTTTGGTGCCGGGCTGGTCAACTCTTGTGCTGGCAGGGTTTTTTCTTGGCAGTGGTGCAGGCAGTCTTGAGACAACAGCAGGAGCGTATGTGATTTCGATGGCAAACAGTGCGAAGCGAATCAGCATCATGGAGGTCTTCTTTGGATTAGGAGCGCTATTATTTCCACTTGTGATTTTACTGACTGTCAACGAACAGACGTGGCACTATGTGTTTTTATTTCAAGTTGGTACACTGACTTTCTTCCTTATGCTTTGGATTGCTTTTATGAACAAATTGCCTCGTGGACAGATGATTTCTCCTTCCAATGGGGTGAAAAAACCGTCCTTACTTGTTGATCGAAACAATCGAATCATTGTGGTGATCATGATTTGCTTTGCCTTTTTCTACGCAGGGATTGAAACGAACTTTGCGAACTTTTTGCCGTCGATCATGCTGGAGAAGGGAGGAGACAATTGGGGTCTCTTTGCAGTCTCCACTTTCTGGACAGCCATTGTCATTGGTAGAACCGTGATTGCGAGAAAAGCAGATCATTTGCACCCGCTGCGTTTTTTAAAGCTAAGTTCAGCACTCATGATTCTGCTGCTCGTGATCTTTGCGCTGACAACACACATCACCGCTCAGCTGCTTCTCATCTTTTTCATCGGCCTGTGTGCAGCTGGTATGTTCCCAATCGCACTGACTGCATCTGCATTAATGATTGAAAATGCCATCGACGAGGCCACGAGTTACTTTATTGCAGCCGCAAGTTTAGGCGGAGCCTGCTTGTCCTTCTTGATCGGCTTTAGTCTTGAATGGGCAGGAGCAGCAAGTGCCATCTTTGTTTTCGCCTTCTTAGCTGTTCTTTTATTTGCAGCTGCAATTCAAATGAATCGTGTGAAGAAAAAAGAAACCGTTCTCCCCAAGCAGTCGGCACTGAAAGCGGATCGATAA
- a CDS encoding LysE family translocator produces the protein MAVFFGYIFLGLSLSAPVGPVNAAQIDRGIKSGFWHAWIFGVGAMAADIVYMLLIYFGVAQLLTAPLVKTFLWLFGFFVLTYTGIESLRKINLQESPKKDGGNTSIGQSFMTGFFISLSNPLSILFWLGIYGSILANTIEKYGASQMLMYSMAIFIGMLVWDFSMALLASSFRRYLSERVLHGLSVLAGLSLLGFGVYFGYQGIMALIG, from the coding sequence GTGGCGGTGTTTTTTGGTTATATCTTTTTAGGGTTGTCACTTTCAGCGCCTGTTGGGCCAGTCAATGCAGCCCAAATTGATAGAGGGATTAAAAGTGGCTTTTGGCATGCGTGGATTTTTGGTGTGGGGGCAATGGCTGCGGATATTGTCTATATGCTCCTCATTTATTTTGGTGTCGCCCAGCTTTTGACTGCACCTCTTGTGAAAACTTTTTTGTGGCTGTTTGGCTTTTTCGTTCTAACCTATACGGGGATTGAAAGTCTGCGTAAAATCAATTTGCAGGAGAGCCCAAAAAAGGATGGTGGAAACACGTCGATTGGTCAGTCGTTCATGACGGGGTTTTTCATTTCTCTTTCCAATCCGCTCAGTATTTTATTTTGGCTGGGCATCTACGGCAGTATTTTGGCCAATACGATCGAAAAGTATGGGGCATCTCAAATGCTGATGTACAGCATGGCTATTTTTATCGGCATGTTGGTCTGGGATTTCAGCATGGCGCTACTGGCTAGTTCGTTTAGACGATATTTAAGTGAACGTGTCTTACACGGTTTATCCGTTCTTGCAGGCTTATCTTTACTTGGTTTCGGCGTTTATTTTGGGTATCAAGGGATCATGGCATTGATTGGGTAG
- a CDS encoding YqcI/YcgG family protein, translating into MAQLYAKSCLDQNLRSLEEWKQDAFTLFGEMVGDEADTFPCVPGRQGFFLDHLRYGFVGDPRKEEAVEELAQLLREYQSCAKETGQYASFICFFETPQDLKESSLEELEQQFWSLLQRLHQKDEVSWPEDIPLDTHHHEWEYCFHGEAYFILCSTPAHKLRKSRHFPYVLMAFQPRWVFEKLNGSTKFGQKMSQLVRKRLKAYDEVGVHPSLKWYGDPTNHEWKQYFLPDEEAEKPASAKCPFTALKNMMKL; encoded by the coding sequence ATGGCCCAGTTGTATGCAAAAAGTTGCCTTGATCAAAATCTACGATCACTAGAAGAATGGAAGCAGGATGCTTTTACGCTATTTGGAGAGATGGTAGGAGATGAGGCAGATACATTCCCTTGTGTCCCAGGAAGACAGGGATTTTTTCTCGATCATTTACGCTATGGGTTTGTGGGTGATCCAAGAAAAGAGGAAGCTGTTGAAGAATTAGCGCAGCTGCTGAGAGAATATCAAAGCTGTGCGAAAGAAACGGGTCAATATGCTTCATTTATATGCTTTTTTGAAACACCGCAGGATTTAAAGGAAAGTTCACTTGAAGAGCTTGAGCAGCAGTTTTGGTCATTGCTTCAACGACTGCACCAGAAAGATGAAGTGTCGTGGCCTGAGGATATTCCACTAGATACTCATCATCATGAGTGGGAGTATTGCTTTCACGGGGAAGCGTATTTTATTTTATGCTCCACACCGGCTCATAAGCTCAGAAAAAGCCGCCACTTTCCTTATGTCTTAATGGCATTTCAGCCTAGATGGGTGTTTGAGAAATTGAATGGATCGACCAAGTTTGGTCAAAAAATGAGCCAGCTCGTTCGCAAGCGGCTTAAAGCGTATGATGAGGTCGGGGTTCATCCATCATTAAAATGGTATGGTGATCCGACTAATCATGAATGGAAGCAATACTTTCTCCCAGATGAAGAGGCGGAGAAACCTGCCTCCGCCAAATGTCCTTTTACTGCATTAAAAAACATGATGAAATTATGA
- a CDS encoding amino acid permease, producing MSLKQKGVAHALKEEQTLSWWQLSLIGVGCTIGTGFFLGSSIAITKSGFSVCISFLLAAVGTYLVFKHLAAMTADNPDKGSFCSYARKAYGRWAGFSNGWVYWFAEMLITGSQLTAISLFTRHWFPSVPLWVFSAIYSALALLVIIIGLSSFQKTENVLAVLKTAAIFLFMILAVLVLFGILTDHKPTLHLPNKDHEWMPLGALGLWNGLIYAFYAFGGIEVMGLMAVHLKDPKDAAKSGRVMLIILAVIYIVSIGLALLLVPVTAFNENSSPFITSLDPFHLSIFLHIFNGIFIIAGFSTLVASLYAVTTLLGTMSEHQDAPACFKQKDPSHVGWPSIILTAAGLFVSILLALFLSKHIYEHLTTAAGLTLLYTWVFILFSSKKLSKPSTRQTCEMFLALLLIGAAISGTLTEASGRPGFFISLGIIAVIAIMVLFMRKKWKQQDQTAS from the coding sequence ATGTCATTGAAACAGAAAGGTGTTGCACATGCATTGAAAGAAGAACAAACTTTATCTTGGTGGCAGCTTTCTCTAATCGGAGTCGGCTGTACGATTGGCACTGGTTTCTTCCTTGGTTCCAGCATTGCCATTACGAAGTCCGGTTTTTCCGTCTGCATCTCTTTTTTACTTGCTGCGGTTGGGACCTATCTCGTCTTTAAACATTTGGCTGCGATGACAGCTGATAACCCTGATAAAGGGTCGTTTTGCTCCTATGCTCGTAAAGCATATGGACGCTGGGCAGGGTTTAGCAATGGCTGGGTGTATTGGTTCGCAGAAATGCTCATTACAGGAAGTCAGTTAACAGCGATTTCCCTTTTTACACGACACTGGTTTCCATCTGTGCCGCTCTGGGTGTTTTCTGCCATTTATTCTGCTCTTGCCCTGCTCGTGATTATCATAGGGCTCTCTTCTTTTCAAAAGACAGAAAATGTCCTTGCGGTACTGAAGACAGCGGCGATTTTTCTGTTTATGATCCTTGCAGTGCTGGTGTTATTCGGCATTCTGACAGATCATAAGCCGACCTTGCACCTGCCAAACAAAGATCACGAATGGATGCCGCTCGGTGCACTTGGTCTTTGGAATGGATTGATTTATGCGTTTTATGCATTTGGGGGAATTGAGGTCATGGGGCTGATGGCGGTTCATTTAAAAGACCCGAAGGATGCAGCAAAATCCGGACGGGTCATGCTGATCATTCTAGCGGTCATCTATATCGTCTCAATTGGTCTTGCTCTCCTCCTTGTCCCAGTAACAGCCTTTAATGAGAACAGTAGTCCATTTATTACATCATTAGATCCATTTCATTTATCGATCTTTCTTCATATCTTTAATGGCATTTTCATTATTGCCGGCTTTTCGACATTGGTTGCCTCACTCTATGCAGTCACGACGCTACTTGGCACGATGTCGGAGCATCAAGATGCACCTGCTTGTTTTAAACAAAAAGACCCATCTCATGTCGGTTGGCCTTCGATTATTTTAACGGCTGCTGGATTATTTGTGTCGATTTTGCTTGCACTCTTTTTGTCCAAACACATCTACGAGCATCTCACAACAGCAGCCGGTCTTACCCTTCTGTACACGTGGGTCTTCATTCTGTTCTCAAGTAAAAAACTATCAAAGCCATCCACTCGCCAAACGTGCGAAATGTTTCTTGCGCTTCTCTTGATTGGAGCCGCCATTTCAGGCACTTTAACAGAGGCAAGCGGACGACCCGGCTTTTTTATCAGCCTTGGGATCATTGCAGTGATAGCCATCATGGTGCTATTTATGAGGAAAAAGTGGAAGCAGCAGGATCAGACCGCATCATAA